The window AAAGTTCGACGAAATCACACCAGTGGAGGCCTTCGTCCCTGAAGACGAGGCTTCAGAGGTCTCATCTTTACCAGATTCTGGACCAGAGAACCCGTCAACCGAAGTCACCCAGAACTTAGAGTCTGAGCCAAAGTTTGACGAAATCACACCAGTGGAGGCCTTCGTTCCTATAGACGAGGCTTCAGAGGTCCCATCCGTAGAAGACGTTCCTGCAGACAGTCAGGCGTCCGCCGCCgtgggggaggaagaggagctgacAGATTTAAGGCAGCCTGAAGTTTGTCCTGCGGTCGCTGAGCCCACCGTGCCGCGGGCCACGGCTCCATCGGCTGGAGAAGCAGAGGAACAGGCAGCAGGTGGAGAAGATGACACCAAAGCTTCAGTGAGCGTGTTGGTCCACTGGCTGATGGCTCGGGCCATTAAAGCTTCCAGCATCCGTTGCTCCCCTGAGGTCCTTCAGGGCGTCCATGGACGCCTCTTAGGGAAGATCTGGGCTGAAGTTAAGCTGCAAGGAATCCATGTTGACCTAGAAAATGTCTTGATTCATGGCCAGAAGATTTATGACGGCATCAGTAAAAAGCTGAGGTGTCCCGCTGAGGTCGCGGGGACTTTGCTGCTTTTAGAAGACCCAGTATTTGACAAAGCAGTCGTGACGTCGTTCTGCAAACATCTCAGGAAACCTGTGGAGGAACCTTCCCTGCTGGCTCGGTTCTTCTCTTTCCTGGGCAAAACCACACGTGAGCCTGAGAAACAAGCAGAGCCTCAACGTCCAACGTCCGCGGCGTCCTCGGCTGGAAGTGTGGCGTCTGAAAGGTCAGAGCTGGAGGACAACAGCAGCGGAGACTATGCAGCGGACGATGAAGCTTCATCAGACTCTGACTGTGGCTCCATGGATGCTTTTAAAAGCGACTCCTCAGCAGAAACCCCAGAGGACACGGCTGTCCAACcgggacagagacagagacaaagTGAGAAGGTGGACCAAAGAAAGATGGCGGTGAAAACGCTGATCAGCGACGTCATCTGGCAGCTTGTTGAAAAATCGGGACAGAGCAACGCCAAAGAACGATCTCGCGTCATCTGTGAGCGTCTCTTCCAGAAACTCTGGGCCGGGGTCAAAGGTCAACTGGACAGCATGTCCTCAGAGAAGATCAAAGGCCTGAGCAAGGCCGTCCTCAAGGACCTGTATAAGATGTGGCCCGAGAACTTCCTGGTCTACGTGGACTTTGGCCGGCCGCTATTCGACAAGACGATTGTGTCGTCAATCGAGAAGCGTCTCTTGAAATCATCGACCTTTAAGAAAATCCTCGACACGACATCATCGAACGTTAAGAAAATCTTTGACGCGATCCAAGAAACCCTGAAAGACAGCGCGCCGCGGTTTTACATGGTGCTGTAGATGAACTACAGCCGTTTTCCTTTGTCCCTTAAAACACgagagacacacaaacacacaaacacacacacacacacacacacacacacaaacgggTTTTCTCCGGGCGCTCCGGTttccccataaaaaaaaaacctacagatAAATAAAAGTCCATTTGTGCCGGGTTCATCGCTGCTGGTCGCATCAGCGCCAACACACGGAGGTGGAGGTACGATTGAAGCAGCGTGAATCTGAGCACTAACAACCACCCTGAATATAAATATTTGCAACATCTTCTCAGTGTTTTAAACAACCGATAAAATACCGTCGTCGCTAACATACGGTGGCGGCGTGGTTCCCGCCATCTTTAACGTTCTCTGATGTCAGGCCTCATTCGCTCTGGGCACCGTTAGACAATCCAGTTTCAACGTGGTGGAACAGCCAAGTGTGAGTGCTGCCCCGCTTTTAGAGTAGAGCCTCAGATACGATTTCCTGCTGTGCTCAGAAACAGTCCGTGCCCTATCTTTGACATTTGACCTCAGGAAATAAACACTTGTAACTCAAAACGTTTAGCGTCCAGAGACGTTTCAGGAAgttattgctttttattcaaaataaaagcttgttAGAAGTGGAAGCAGgatttattagtattattagtattactgttgtttattattcattatttattattactactattattattgttgttgttgctgttgttttgttgttatttattatagctatttattattattattattattattattattattattattattattattattattgttgttgttgttttgttatttattattattattattatttatttgggCCGTTTTAGGCACTGTTTACACAAAGCTATTCCTAATAGCAGAAAAAGTGTGAACTGTGCTaaatttctgcatttaaaaacagactttATCGGTTTTCTGCACAGATTCTCAGTTCAATGTGCAGAGCTTCAGATTTCTAAATATCTTATGAAACTTTTTATATAAATGCCAAAATTCTGAAATTTTAAGAGCTACGGTGGTTAGTCTGTAATATCGGCACCGTAATGCAGCCTCAAAGCAGGCACAGAGTTCTGTGACCCGTTTGGGCCGGTCCCAAGCCCGGATAAATGCAGAGGGTCGTGTCAGGAAGGCCGTCCGGGGAAACTCTTCCACATTTATTCACACGACTCAGATCGGTCCCAGCCCAGGTTAACGACGACGGGCTGCCGCTGACCGACAGGTACCAGGGAACTGGACCACCGTCGGTCAgtaaagaggaagaggaggagtagGAAGACGGGTCCGTAggcagaaggaggaggaagggcAGGAGTCTAGGACTGACGGTGACAGGAAAGGAAATATTGGATCCTGGAGCCAGCGATGAAACAACTCTTAAAGCTGACGGAAAAGGTGcttcagcttgttctcataacaaattgtgtattttaatcAGGCATTCCCACTATCTAAaaactcccctggatgttatggcgAGATGGCCCAGAACTACTccccccgctccctcctcccccgcgaACACCTGTGGATGCGTTAATCTGTGGCACGAGTGATAGAAACTTTCCAACGTATCAAGGACACTGCCTGCTGGACAGCGTTCATCGACACAAACCtccaaacaacaacacacactaCTGATGCTCACTTATCTcatgaacttacacgcgactagtctcaaatgttaaCCTCTGcttatatgtgtctcgtcatatttgtgctttttgtgcggaggtttttgatatctcaaactgtatccttttAATGGGATAAAGTGTGATATATGTGTTTTTCCCTCCCCCTTCCTAgtgtggctcctatctttccacagagtaatggcagcgccctgtgggcaccatGTAAGCGGTGTCCTTGtcagcatggcctcagtaaatcgtctccccctgaaatgtttgtgatgtatgtgatggtggttgtactgaaacagtaattttccttgtgattattaaagtatttctgattctgattctgaaaggcTGGAGAGATGGCTGCCATGATGCAGAGGAGTAAGGTGGAGATTGTGGGTGTTATGGAGGTGAAGAGGCAGCGAGgctgaaaataaacaataaagaattgtttattttctgatCTTAGTTTGtatggatcaatgtgtgcttctgtgctttttgtctctcttattgtgtctctgctctgtcttctgtaacccccagtcggtcgaggcagatgaccgttcatactgagcctggttctggttctgctggaggtttttccttcccgctaatgggtggtttttctttccactgtcacttcatgcttgctcagtatgagggattgggcaaagccatcaacaatgcagacgactctccctgtagctctacgcttctccaggagtgaatgctgcttgtcgggactttgaagcaatcaactggttgccttataggaaatttttgaccaatctgtataatatgattgatttttactttgtaaagtgccttgagatgacatgtttcatgaattggcgctatacaaatcaaatttaattgTATAAGTGttggtcaaaaggtttattttccATTTCATATGGAATCCcaaaattaaaacccaaaaacatAAATTGGTAAAATGACCAATATTAATATTTCCATAAGCAAtactaaataaaactttccatTATGCCCATCTAATCTCTGTGCAGATTAAAAGTTAACAATTTaggtgtctttaaaaaaaacctcatccATAGAATAGAAATCCCTCCAAGACCACAggaaaaatatgcatatttcaccGTATTCATAATCctttaaagacttaaaaatcTGCCTGACGTCCCAGTCCTCTCCATATTAACATTAAACCTTCCATATTTGGACGGTTCTTCTTCGTTGAAACCTTTCGTCTCTTCTCCAGGAGACATCTTCAGTGTGAGGAGGTCCAGGTAAACTCAGCCTTCCCAGCAGAACCTTCAGTGGATCAACAAGTTAAACGGTGACAATCAGAACCGGTTTTCACGTGTCTTTACAGCAGTGTGAGGAGCTCATTTAATTTGAtgtgttcatcttaaaaagaaacaagtttTTGCTTAAAGACAACTCCAGACTTCATCTGTGCCTGCTGGCTTCAAAGCTGCAACCCATCAGCAGGGTGAGTTggatcttgtatcattaatacAGGACCTGCCGTTGTGAGAATAATGAAGGTGAATTATTTACCTGACAAATGTGTGCCACATACAATAAATCTGAATTACTTCACTGTACTTTCCATTAATCTATGAACCACCTGGAAAAGTTGATCATGTTCAGGATTTGGACCGAAACAACCTCAACACGTGttccggttctgacccggttgaGCAGACAGTTTCCTTTCATTGTAAAGTTACAGAGATATCCAGCAGAAAATGAGAATATTCATAATTTCCGATCATAACAACCGCGGCCAATGTGAACGACTCTCCCTGCGGTCCGTGAACGCCGCGCGTTGCCGTGGCGACGGAGAAACGCTCTTAGCCGTTAAACGGAACCGGACCGACAGACGGAACCGACACCGAGACGCCGGTTAGCAGCTTACCTTCCGCGCGGTGCTGACCCGGCGCCGGGATGGGGGAAAGCAGAACGGTTCCCAGCGGGGACGTTTACCGGCAGCTGTTCGACGCGCAGGTGAGTCGAACCGGATCAGAACTACAGGTGATCTGAGTCAGTAGTTCACTGCTGCTCACTGGTTCTGGGTTCAGTTCGGATGTTTTAGGCCCAGCAGAAATCCGCCTGTGAAGGAAGCTGTGAAGGTAACTTTGAGGGacaaatgtgactttttttattattatgaattaGTTTATTATCTTATCGGCAACACTTTAAATCTTCATCTATTCGGTCTTTAAGAAAAGAAACTTTAAATACGCGacacgtttatttatttgatcatgcatttgttacattttacagtTGCATACATTTAGGCTATACATGAACAGACGGAGCAGAAGGAAgataattctgtttttaaaaagtatcatgtaatctaaaacaaatataaaacattgaATCCATCACTAACATGTAACTGGAGGAGGTTGGTTGTCACAGACTCCAAATGGAGAAATTTTTACCACAGTAACACGCAGACAATAATGAATGTTTGAAATCTCGCCCCTAGAGGGCGCTGCTGCAGCGTGACTGCTGCACGTTTCTTAATAGTTTCACAGATTGGCTAAATTAATTTCAGCAGTTTGATGGCATCCAGATGAGagaatttagtgttttttttaaacaaaaacacaactttaaaaaaaaaaatgttttattttctcacaaTGGATTTATAATTCAACCCTTATTACCGTTTAAAGTACAAAAAGAGAGCTATTATAAGAATATGATTCCCTTTaatgtcccacaatggggataTTTGGATGTGACCGTGGCAAACAAACATAATTATTAGTgatcacaaaaagaaaaaaaaaaggaatacaaCAAAAGTAAACTgtctaaagttagctctaaaggAAAACAccaagaaaataatttaatggttaaTATCAGAGTAAATATTGACCAAAGGTAAAAAGTTATTTGATAGTGGAAAAAATAACTCCAGCCTACTTATCTAAAACTtaatagaatatgcaatatttccaTTCATACAATAACACACCAAGCTTATACAACATGCACTATGTATCATagtccagcagcagcacagctaaggtgtgtgcaggttagcttagcatgtggcTACGGTGTAAACAGTTATCTTAGTGTCTGAGAACAGTAGAAACAATTATTGGTTGAATCATGACCTGTGCAACAATTTGTATGATTTAACAGATATTATGTCTGTTGGGAACAGCAGCCAGGAAGAACGATCAACAGAAACGCtacttagagcatctgggatgcagtaGTCTGTCACTAAAAGGGCTCTCCAGTTGGGATAGTTTATTGTTATTTCTGCTGTAAAAAAGTAGTCTAACTGCTTgaaaaaatctatctatctcttATAGCAGTGCCTTGGTCTCATTGGTtctagtaatagtaatatcatctttattgtcattgaaacatacattacagcgaaatttgttttctgcttttaacccatccccttggggagcagtgggctgccatgtgcggtgcccagggagcaatctggggttaagggtcttgctcagggacccagagtgcaggcgctggggatcgaaccaggtacttgcatccttctctgagtgcaagcgcactgctctaaccactaggccacaacCCCCATCTGTGACGTAGCTGAAATATACTGACAAACCATTATTCCAGCGCAATGTAACACTGTACTGCAAAAAACTGGTTTTAGAGTAGCTACAGTTTAACATACAGCATTTAAACTGGAGAAGATACTGACGGAGGTGGAGCAGAAGGGTTGAACTAAATATATCGCATTCAGATTTTTGCCCTCTCCATGTTTTCTTCACTTCCATCTGCAGGAGTCTTCAAAGAAAACCTGTCCAATTTAATCTGCTGCATCCTTCCTTTCAGAGATTCTCTGAAATGATTTGGGGTGACTGTTGTCAAAAAGGTGCTCAGTTGCAACTTCCACTAGGGTTTTATCCTCCCTATGTTGTGCAATTGCACACTgtattaaagttatttaatgtttaataaataactctctgtctgttagctATTGTCCCGATATCAGTTTAAGaactgatatcaggacaatagttgaaagggatgaattcaagTACTGGCAATCTGTTatcagcaaaacctgcacacacagaataaaggagtgacaatgacttttcaagttcaagaatttattacaggaataaaatgaacatccagagaacatcactgtaTAATGTTGTGTATCTGAATTAGaacaatatttcaatcaacaaatcctctatAAAAGGCTAGGAAAActtaactactaagcaaaattaagatacaaagaagctaagctaaagaactatgtacatgcaaaaagaaacaaaagacaaaacaaagtggttgatcatcatcatcatcataatgattcagtgaatcctggttcactgcagatatgagttaaagaaccaaagttcatcttaaataaTGTCAATTAAGGTTAAATCAGCTTAACTATCtcagaacaacattttgtatgtgtttcaacccattcacaatgcaaatcctgagttaaaaaaaacattatttgataaaataacattttaaagaaggatttttttcagtaaacatCAGTAACTTCTAGAAcccttgattttattaatgcgattatacctccgagaggctaggggtcgctgtagcgatcggtcgctaaaatcgggctaatctaaagttatacaaaacacctttaaatcaacattaatattccatgtTAATTATTGAATTAGTTATACCCAATGGTTTCTGGAgatttgatttgcttattgtttAGTATTAGCAATGGCGGGCATTGAAGTATAAAACATTAGCAATACTTTAGCGAGGGCAGATCAAGACAGTCGGTGTCTCTCATATTTCAGGCTCGGCTTTCCAGATCTCTGCTGGCAGGACCCAGAGTCCTGAGGACAGCCTCTCTGTCCCTGGTGGACAGCAGGACACCCGACAGCAGCAGGTGGACACACAGAAGCACCATGTCCTCAGAGACACACCCTGTCTCCTCATAactgacctgtccaggtgtctcTCAGGGTCTGTTCCtccaccagcagggggcagcagagggATGATGAAGATGCTGAAGAGGACGGCTCTGCTGACGTCATCAGGCTTCCTGACTCAGTGGGTCGGTATCAGCGGCTAATGGGACGATACTTAGTCAGATAACCAGAATAAATCCAGttcatttaagtttttattaaCAGGGAACATGTCAGAGATGAAGGaacgaaaaaaaagaaaaccacgaTATTTAAGATTTTATCACTTTGTTACAGATTTGTGAGCTATTCTTTTAGAGTTTTTAGTCTTCACATAAGTTCATAGTTTtagattatattaataaaaCACCAACATCAAGGTTTTTGGAGTCTTTGTGGATCCTGATTGTTCCCAAAATGACAAGTGACAAGATTGGGTTTTACCGggctgctgttacatgtctattaaaaacccatttttcCCAGTTCTGGATTTGGCTGCAAGTGAAAAGACATTAATcgagaggtagaacagtttaaatgcatagttaattcatagaaattaaatatggagacagagtatacaTTACCATACAAGATGATTTTTCACCACGCGgtggagaagtctgtctgaattAAGTTTGGAAGAACATCCTTTTTACTACAGTGTCTGCCCTCCTCTAAGTTAGGGAGGAAGGGGTAATCTGGTCCGAACAAAGAAACTCTTCTGGCCTGACCACCTCCCTCGGGGCCCATAAAACTCTATGTTTATCTTATGCTGGAGCAGGGGGAGACAGACaccactctgctttcctcagtaaccccaactaagatataacttattttttaattcttaacaaccccctctgttttgatcatcAGATCAAgccaataactaggctaaactaaggttatgtcttgaaacccttaaacaaaatgtaaatggtaatatgtaatattgtaacccactgacccctctgttggcgacttatgaaatcaaattaagttcaaatgttccccttaaatgtaaagtaacccaagtataagctaaaaagctactaaacctatctgaatctctaacctactagaattagGAAAAGTAAGCAActttatccgagaggtgcaaggctaagataaatgtgcaactaccagaaactattatatgatctaaatatgactttaagagccctaacctagattaacaggatgtctttttagaaattaagatAACCTGTGAAAccactacactcagatcaaaccacagaataaaaaaacaaattttcatgcaatgcaaaaccaagattctaacgatactaatattgaacaccttatgaatatggaacttataagacatatgcagtgattacaaacttcttttttctttttttttttacacaatgcattcaattgttgtcatgatgtcttgcgtcTCAGAGATGTCTTCTCATTGCCcttaaagaagatggtttaaagagtcagtgttccaactGCGGTCTCCATAcaactgtatgttaatctttattaaaaataaaaacaaaataaacttccaGCTGCCCCTCCGTGGGTGGCTCTGCGCGTCAAATTGTTCCGGTGATCTTTCCTTGAACCCTCTGTTTGGCTGGTACACACGGCTCTGGAATCagatgggcccctgacctctggcccaccacatctgtctgttgaTGACCTTAGCGCGCATCCTTCGAGGTTGGGGGTCTGTGGACTCCCTTCACATTTCTCCTAATTTTATGTCTCcaatacaacctgaaacttacacaacaatcttttagatatcaaatgtcgtgtgctacctgtaattccggaggttgatttcggtcccgaaaagctcctttcagtcatatggaatcatatcctgtaatgaaattaactcaACATtcccacaagaaacacacttcacaGCTGTTTCACCCCATTTCCAatttagtctgtgcacagaattttagccaattgtgtttagaattctCCCCATAAAGCCTTACCACCTGTCCATTGTTCCATCTCCAGCCTATGGGAAAcctattttataaatgtaatagtaaatgagacattttatcgcAATTTCACTTTCCCCGTCCTTACGCTGTCCTGTAAGAAAATACAGCGATCACACAAATACGTTAATCTCTGGTGAAGATCCCCCTGTCTGTAAAATCAAAGATTCGGTAATGCAGTTTTGACAACAGATACTACAACAGATATATGTGGCTTTGAATCCTATTTTAACAGGgtgtttaataaaattaatttagttatacatcaagttaccctctgtttttctttgtttgtctattttatccagtttttcttaatatatacatttgtttatttcatttaacatACACTTTATTGTTCTGCTAAAACTGTGGGCCTAAAACCTCCTCGTAAAATCCTTCTAGAATCTTCCTTCAGCAGAGCAACAGGCTTTTCCGACACCTTAAATCTAATTTACGGTCCTGGGCTGTTTTGGGAGTCACTTGAACCAACATTGGAGAGCCATGGGAGAGTTCCTTTGTGgggggttttctttttgtttaaacaaccgttatctGATTTACAACGCAGTTACATACCTCCGTGGGGTCCTGCACAAGAACCCTTCATCCAAATTACTTGtgccaagggttgatataaagtttaagatctatataactttacgatacagtgttatcatataaatgtttatgtcatatccctctgcttggaacaaaattaattttgttacaaaacattaacaaagaatagtattagtcatcacagggaatcaattaactgcaaataattatctgaattgaagtatgaaaaacactgccctatatcctggattcagatcaaaacataatgcaatttcataatcccacagatctACAAGAAGTCCATCAAAAGTTGtgatcagtgtacccattgaaatgATGACTGTTAAACTAATTTGTTCACAGCAAGTTGATGTTATGTGAATGCTGAatgttccaaggtacttacatactgataaaatattggctttttcctgaataaaacacctggtaacagcaaattctggtgaaaatCTGGTATAGTGTAGCAGGCAACTGTGAGATGtacaaatagaaaaatctcaatacttgtgAGCTATTAAGAAATAACCTAACACAGCCGTGTAACCTAACATGTGTCCCTGGTATCTTGTGTAAACACAGGATGTAGACACCAGGGCCCCCACTCTGCATTCCAGAAAAACACTATAAACCTGTTTCCTCAGGACGTTCGCATACCCCCTTGCAGaaatttatgacatgcagtTGTTAACCAGAATTCACAGAAACCTAAATGTGAACATATCACCTAAAAATATTCGTACCCCAGTGAATTTGCTGCCCA of the Fundulus heteroclitus isolate FHET01 chromosome 12, MU-UCD_Fhet_4.1, whole genome shotgun sequence genome contains:
- the LOC118565099 gene encoding uncharacterized protein LOC118565099 isoform X1, giving the protein MLPENLSQPEPMSAAAAMTQTSRPQSQQSDVVSLDTLRPAVDFFFTNLSRQQWLHLATGNPDPDTSCVLVELLGDIMELFSSAVLDKLQNPDFTGRVVKAVVGNIVPEAFARALDLEEDIRSKSTANLNKLIVQHVAACVQRHFYSDDEDPAATYVQQVTDMYRINAVVHEATVVIKELIFRVFVPQMETKQEAPVSPPPEDPEEASDGTASPDSHSETSPQADRGDQSASFHTEELTDGGQTASPSARPESVVNRLKRKIRRFFTKYHRRHSAKVFPLNSPEGPEICGATANPAPVHQAKPPQRSGDVPPEHFAPDGRSSPSDDDESVTYVEEFIAEEDSEVSSLPDSGPESPSTEVTQNLESEPKFDEITPVEAFVPEDEASEVPSVEDVPADSQASAAVGEEEELTDLRQPEVCPAVAEPTVPRATAPSAGEAEEQAAGGEDDTKASVSVLVHWLMARAIKASSIRCSPEVLQGVHGRLLGKIWAEVKLQGIHVDLENVLIHGQKIYDGISKKLRCPAEVAGTLLLLEDPVFDKAVVTSFCKHLRKPVEEPSLLARFFSFLGKTTREPEKQAEPQRPTSAASSAGSVASERSELEDNSSGDYAADDEASSDSDCGSMDAFKSDSSAETPEDTAVQPGQRQRQSEKVDQRKMAVKTLISDVIWQLVEKSGQSNAKERSRVICERLFQKLWAGVKGQLDSMSSEKIKGLSKAVLKDLYKMWPENFLVYVDFGRPLFDKTIVSSIEKRLLKSSTFKKILDTTSSNVKKIFDAIQETLKDSAPRFYMVL
- the LOC118565099 gene encoding uncharacterized protein LOC118565099 isoform X2, which produces MLPENLSQPEPMSAAAAMTQTSRPQSQQSDVVSLDTLRPAVDFFFTNLSRQQWLHLATGNPDPDTSCVLVELLGDIMELFSSAVLDKLQNPDFTGRVVKAVVGNIVPEAFARALDLEEDIRSKSTANLNKLIVQHVAACVQRHFYSDDEDPAATYVQQVTDMYRINAVVHEATVVIKELIFRVFVPQMETKQEAPVSPPPEDPEEASDGTASPDSHSETSPQADRGDQSASFHTEELTDGGQTASPSARPESVVNRLKRKIRRFFTKYHRRHSAKVFPLNSPEGPEICGATANPAPVHQAKPPQRSGDVPPEHFAPDGRSSPSDDDESVTYVEEFIAEEDSEVSSLPDSGPENPSTEVTQNLESEPKFDEITPVEAFVPIDEASEVPSVEDVPADSQASAAVGEEEELTDLRQPEVCPAVAEPTVPRATAPSAGEAEEQAAGGEDDTKASVSVLVHWLMARAIKASSIRCSPEVLQGVHGRLLGKIWAEVKLQGIHVDLENVLIHGQKIYDGISKKLRCPAEVAGTLLLLEDPVFDKAVVTSFCKHLRKPVEEPSLLARFFSFLGKTTREPEKQAEPQRPTSAASSAGSVASERSELEDNSSGDYAADDEASSDSDCGSMDAFKSDSSAETPEDTAVQPGQRQRQSEKVDQRKMAVKTLISDVIWQLVEKSGQSNAKERSRVICERLFQKLWAGVKGQLDSMSSEKIKGLSKAVLKDLYKMWPENFLVYVDFGRPLFDKTIVSSIEKRLLKSSTFKKILDTTSSNVKKIFDAIQETLKDSAPRFYMVL